One Coffea arabica cultivar ET-39 chromosome 5c, Coffea Arabica ET-39 HiFi, whole genome shotgun sequence DNA window includes the following coding sequences:
- the LOC113690037 gene encoding premnaspirodiene oxygenase-like, translated as MEITFPALLVSLLLFFLLWKLTGLFIKSSKSTDSPRKLPGPWKLPLIGSMHHLAGSLPHHALRDLAEKFGPIMHLQMGEISTVVISAPQEAKEVLKVHDISFADRPEFLSSKILGYDNLDIAFSPYGDYWKQMRKICLLELLSPKSVRSFGTLREDEASKVIRSIKSSNSPVNITDKAFTFTNDIVCRAAFGKSFAHQDRLITLINGAILASGGFDIADLFPSLKFLHSLSGLKPTLLKLHHEIDQMLENIISERKQKRANQSIPVGSQSEVEDLVDVLLRLKESGDFNIPISTDSVKAVIWDIFAAGTETSAATIDYAMAELIRNPGVMEKVQAELRQVLKGRETVQETDLKELNYLKAVIKETLRLHPPLPLILPRECREPCKIAGYDIPVKTKVMINAWAIHRHPEVWPSPERFKPERFLDSGSDSIGMNFEYIPFGGGRRICPGVSFGSAGVELLLAKLLYHFDWSLPNGTISPQMPDMTEAFGATARRKSSLILVATYHDPSA; from the exons ATGGAGATTACTTTTCCTGCTCTTCTGGTAAGCCTcctcctcttttttcttctatGGAAGTTGACTGGGCTATTCATCAAAAGTTCCAAGAGCACTGATAGTCCCAGAAAACTCCCAGGGCCATGGAAGCTACCTCTGATTGGAAGTATGCACCACCTAGCTGGTTCTTTGCCACACCATGCTCTAAGAGACTTGGCTGAAAAATTTGGACCCATCATGCATCTGCAGATGGGAGAAATATCTACAGTGGTCATATCAGCACCACAGGAAGCAAAAGAAGTGCTGAAAGttcatgacatttcctttgcAGATCGACCAGAATTTCTATCTTCTAAGATACTTGGTTATGATAACCTGGATATCGCCTTTTCTCCTTACGGTGATTACTGGAAACAGATGCGAAAAATCTGTCTCCTAGAACTCCTCAGTCCCAAGAGCGTGCGGTCTTTTGGCACTCTCCGGGAGGATGAGGCCTCGAAGGTGATTAGATCCATCAAGTCTTCAAACTCACCAGTCAATATTACTGACAAAGCCTTCACTTTTACGAATGACATAGTCTGCAGAGCAGCTTTTGGAAAGAGCTTCGCGCACCAAGATCGTCTGATAACGCTGATAAATGGGGCAATTTTAGCAAGCGGAGGTTTTGATATAGCTGATTTGTTTCCTTCGCTAAAATTCCTTCATTCCCTGAGTGGTTTGAAGCCAACACTGCTAAAGCTGCATCACGAGATTGACCAGATGCTTGAAAACATAATCAGTGAACGCAAACAGAAGCGAGCAAATCAATCAATCCCCGTTGGCTCTCAATCAGAAGTGGAAGATTTAGTTGATGTCCTATTAAGACTCAAGGAAAGTGGTGACTTCAATATTCCTATTTCAACAGACAGCGTCAAGGCTGTTATTTGG GACATTTTTGCAGCTGGGACTGAAACTTCTGCAGCCACAATAGACTACGCAATGGCAGAGCTGATTAGAAACCCAGGTGTGATGGAAAAGGTGCAAGCCGAGCTGAGACAGGTCCTCAAGGGGAGGGAAACAGTACAAGAGACAGACTTGAAGGAATTGAATTACCTAAAAGCAGTGATCAAAGAGACTCTGAGGCTGCACCCTCCTCTTCCACTGATACTTCCAAGAGAATGCAGGGAGCCATGTAAGATTGCTGGTTACGATATTCCCGTCAAAACTAAAGTCATGATAAATGCCTGGGCAATTCATCGGCATCCTGAAGTTTGGCCGAGCCCCGAAAGGTTTAAACCGGAGAGATTTCTTGACAGTGGCAGTGACTCAATAGGGATGAATTTCGAGTATATCCCATTTGGTGGAGGAAGAAGGATTTGCCCAGGAGTATCATTTGGTTCGGCAGGTGTTGAGCTTCTTCTTGCTAAGCTGCTCTACCATTTTGACTGGTCACTTCCAAATGGAACTATAAGTCCTCAAATGCCAGATATGACCGAGGCCTTTGGTGCAACTGCAAGAAGAAAGAGCAGCTTGATTTTAGTTGCAACTTATCATGATCCATCTGCATAG